From Pelmatolapia mariae isolate MD_Pm_ZW linkage group LG1, Pm_UMD_F_2, whole genome shotgun sequence, one genomic window encodes:
- the gramd2aa gene encoding GRAM domain-containing protein 2A isoform X3, whose amino-acid sequence MTEQQEQSEETGLLSTQDLDPSKDDDTHGHFRFQLIEDLSYEDLKKCYRGSCVSCSSLLQALDVRECVCEYGANVLSLVQNSRPLRERVASAPSGAGVAGGGGGTGAVQAGRSAKELLMTLPCPSAQTVSKYNSQYHKLFQCVPKDEILMKVYSCALLRDILLQGRLYISRNWLCFYANLFGKDIKVAIPVVSVRLVKKHKTAGLVPNGLAITTDTGQKYVFVSLLSRDSVYDVLRRICTHLQVNGKSLSLKQFMEEPTLSLDDFPAPDVFPVVDEFPSVLKWRRKPSVVSVSSSLPDLLGNSTSSLSATDTPFKSEQQLEERALQTDRGLLSEPVAELGQMEYQLLKFFTLLIILLILSSCYLAFRVCSLEQQLSFLGNPNLPLRER is encoded by the exons GTTTCAGCTGATTGAAGACCTGTCCTATGAAGATTTGAAGAAGTGTTACAGGGGCTCG TGTGTGTCTTGCAGCAGCTTGCTCCAGGCCTTGGATGTtcgcgagtgtgtgtgtgagtatggtGCCAACGTGCTGAGCCTGGTGCAGAACTCGCGTCCTTTGAGGGAGAGGGTGGCGTCTGCGCCGAGCGGAGCCGGAGTGGCCGGTGGCGGCGGTGGTACCGGTGCTGTGCAGGCAGGCCGGTCCGCCAAGGAGCTGCTCATGACTCTGCCCTGTCCCTCTGCACAGACTGTCAGCAAGTACAACTCGCAGTACCACAAACTGTTCCAGTGCGTGCCCAAGGATGAGATCCTCATGAAAG TGTACTCCTGCGCTCTTCTTAGAGATATCCTCCTACAAGGCCGGCTATACATTTCCAGAAACTGGCTGTGTTTCTATGCCAACCTCTTCGGCAAGGACATCAAG gtGGCCATCCCTGTCGTTTCTGTGAGGCTGGTGAAGAAGCACAAAACAGCAGGCCTCGTACCCAATGGCTTGGCTATCACCACAGACACCGGCCAGAAG TATGTATTTGTGTCTCTGCTATCAAGAGACAGTGTATATGACGTCCTCCGCAGGATCTGCACACACCTGCAG GTCAATGGGAAGAGTCTGAGCTTGAAGCAGTTCATGGAGGAGCCAACCTTATCCCTG GATGACTTCCCAGCTCCAGACGTGTTCCCAGTGGTTGATGAATTCCCATCAGTGTTAAAGTGGAGAAGGAAACCCTCGGTCGTGTCTgtgtcctcctccctccccgACCTCCTGGGGAACTCAACTAGCAGCCTGAGTGCCACGGACACACCCTTCAAATCAGAGCAGCAACTCGAAG agcgagctctgcagacagacagaggtCTTTTATCTGAGCCAGTGGCAGAGTTGGGCCAGATGGAGTACCAGCTGCTCAAGTTCTTCACCCTGCT TATTATTCTCCTCATCTTGTCATCGTGCTACTTGGCCTTCCGTGTGTGCAGTCTGGAGCAGCAGCTGTCTTTCCTTGGTAACCCAAATCTACCCCTGAGAGAAAG ATAA